The following nucleotide sequence is from Harmonia axyridis chromosome 5, icHarAxyr1.1, whole genome shotgun sequence.
CACAACATTTCGACTTGTCGAAGGTCTACTGACACGGTTTGAACTTGCCGGAAGCAAAACTCGATCTGTTTCACTTCCGTTATAGGCAGCCCAGCGCTTTTCGGCGAAAAAGATCGGGAATAGGGCTGTCAGAAAAAGTATATTAGTTTCTTTGAAGTGTCTAAGTTGCCGCTATCCtagttctttttatttttggtaaGAAGTGATCAGTATCGTAGGAACCGATTAACATCTCAGATACCGAATAATATCTTTGATACAGAATAATATATTCGATACCGAATAGTTTCTTAGATACCGAATAATATCTTCAGTACCGAATTATACCTCTGATACCGAATAATATCGTAGATACCGAGTAATATCTCAGATAGCGAATAATATCTTAGATACCGAATAATAGCTCAGATACCGAATAATATCTTGAATACCGAATAATATCTTAGATACCGAGTAATATTTCAGATACCGAATAATATATACTGAATCATATCTTATATTCTGAGATAGCGATAAGTATTGGAGATTTCTCACTGAAAAGTATCTTACCTGTCGCTTAATATGTCTCACCCAACGTAACGTAACTGAAATCATCTTCAATATCAAGAACGCTAAGCATATTTTACGAACCGGAAAGTATTGTTTGTCTGAGATCGATATGTCTCATTTGTGATGCTTATACAATTAGCTTTTTTTCCTTATTCTTTTCCTTGATTTGAATGAGTTTATTTTCCGTATATATTGAAAAGTGCTTTTTCTATATCAATTATACATATACACCATCGCCATAAATAACAGGATTTTACTGAATACGTGCGAAAGTTTCTCATATAAACAGAACCTCTCAGGCATTTTCTCGAACCCTTGCAATAATGAGAAATAAAAATTgctatttttttctcgaaaatcctTTAGAGTTGAAGGATTAGCATTTTTTTGACATGTTTCACCAATGGTCAAACAACCATAACCGCAACCAATTAGGTATTCGCGATTCTATTTACAGGAGATCTGTTCATGCTGTATATGTTTGGAATAcataaattgttattttcaaCTCGTAATTTAAAATTTAGACATTATGTTTCGTTAAAAAgtttcagtgaaaattcaagatgCTTGCATATTTCATCGCTTCAAATATcataacaaaatttgaaaaaaatgcataCTTAGTCTTTTTATTGCTGAAATATGCTCACAGAAGGCCGTTTCTTCAACTCTTCAGCAATTCCAAGgaaaaataatagttatttatgtattatttttccTTGCAACAATCCCTCAGGACTTACGTCCCTCGGGATTGTTGCGTTGCCCGAGGTGGTTAAAATCCAATAACTCacaagatagataattaattttatttcatactgcatgaaatataaaaaccaaattgttttggttttcagaacaaaacGAATTATCTTTATTAAGAATTAAGTAGGCATGGTTGCCATGGAAATGTCACTGACAACATTGTAGATATTTGTCATATCGTGTTTctcatcatattcaaatttgtgaaaatgaatgcaAACTCAGAGAGAATTGAGATTTCAAGAGATTTGTTGGAAAAGGCTGAAAAAGCTCGTTCCGTACTACTACCGACAAAGTCGAAACTTAAGTACAAAAAGGAATATGACAAATTTCTGCAGTGGATGAAAGTTAACCGTATGGATAGTAAAAACACGAGTGAAACTGTAATGTTGGCGTATTTTCAAGAGATGGTATCTATTTATTCTTTTAGTCTAATATGTGAATTGGTTTATTTTTCTTACAGTCTGAATTGTATAGTCCTAATTCGCTGTGGACTAAGTGGTCAATGCTAAAATTGATGATGAGAATACATGATGACATAGATGGAAGTAAATTTGACGAATTGGAAGCGTTTCTCAAACGCAAAAGTAAAGGCTATGAGCCAAAAAAGTCTCAAGTGTTTAGTCGGGAAGatattgtcaaatttttgaagaatgcgTCTGATCAAGAATACTTACTTCATAAGGCATGTAATGCAAACTGTAACGATTGCACATTTATTGTTCTGTTTCACAGGTAGTTTTGATTATGGGTTATTTCGGGGGCTGTAGATGTCAAGAacttttgaatatgaaaattaatcACATCGAAGATAGGGTGTTGACATTCCGGAAAGTAAAACAGATATTCGTAAGAGATTTACTATTGTGGAAGAAAACGAGTTCTCTGCATTGAGTCTAGTGAGGAAGTATATGCTTCTACGTCCATCGGGCCCGGAAAGATTTTTTCTAACGTATCGCGGAAAACGTTGCTCAGTTCAACCGGTTGGAAAAAATACATTCGGGAAAATTCCAAGCAAAATTGCTAGTTTTTTGGAATTGCCGCATCCAGAAACATTCACAGGACATTGTCTGCGAAGGACTTCTGCGACTGCCTTGGTCAATGCAGGAGCAAATATGACAACATTGAAGAGACATGGTGGATGGCGAAGTTCAACGGTGGCAGAAGGGTATTTGGCCGACAGcatggaattgaaaaacaaaactgcaagaATGTTAGCTGGCATGTCAGATGAAAGAAGGGAAACAACTTCATGTTTGAATACAGTCATTAACAGTGACAACCGTTTAATAGAAAATCCTTGCAATTCGGGTACcaactttagtggtaaattcgACAACTGTCGGTTTGTTTTTGTGAACACTTTAGAGGGAGTTAAAGATCTATAACTGCCCTGTTTAACTCCCAAGGGAGTTATGACAATGTTTATAGTTACGGTAACTAAGCATTTATTCCTTTGTaatgtatcagtatgaaataaaaatgttttcctttctttttggaACCGTTCAGCTTTTCAAGGTAAGGTCTGAGAGCATTTGTTTAAAATTAAGAAcccctttaatttttttgagctCATTTGCTAACACTATGtacaaatatattcat
It contains:
- the LOC123679899 gene encoding uncharacterized protein LOC123679899, translated to MNANSERIEISRDLLEKAEKARSVLLPTKSKLKYKKEYDKFLQWMKVNRMDSKNTSETVMLAYFQEMSELYSPNSLWTKWSMLKLMMRIHDDIDGSKFDELEAFLKRKSKGYEPKKSQVFSREDIVKFLKNASDQEYLLHKACNANCNDCTFIVLFHR